A DNA window from Halomonas zincidurans B6 contains the following coding sequences:
- the rpsJ gene encoding 30S ribosomal protein S10, protein MQNQKIRIRLKAFDHRLIDQSAQEIVDTAKRTGAQVHGPIPLPTNRERYTVLISPHVNKDARDQYEIRTHKRVLDIVEPTEKTVDALMKLDLAAGVDVQIKLD, encoded by the coding sequence ATGCAGAACCAGAAGATTCGCATTCGGCTGAAGGCATTCGACCATCGCCTGATCGACCAGTCCGCCCAGGAGATCGTGGATACCGCGAAGCGGACCGGGGCTCAGGTGCACGGCCCGATTCCGCTGCCGACCAACCGTGAGCGCTACACGGTGCTGATCTCGCCGCACGTCAACAAAGACGCGCGCGACCAGTACGAGATTCGCACTCACAAGCGCGTGCTCGACATCGTCGAGCCGACGGAGAAGACCGTCGATGCGCTGATGAAACTCGACCTCGCCGCCGGCGTGGACGTCCAAATCAAGCTCGATTGA
- the rpsL gene encoding 30S ribosomal protein S12: MATINQLVRKPRKRQAAKSDVPALEACPQRRGVCTRVYTTTPKKPNSALRKVCRVRLTNGYEVTSYIGGEGHNLQEHSVVLIRGGRVKDLPGVRYHTVRGALDTSGVQNRKQGRSKYGTKRPKT; this comes from the coding sequence ATGGCAACGATCAACCAGCTCGTGCGCAAGCCGCGCAAGCGCCAGGCCGCCAAGAGCGACGTGCCGGCGCTTGAGGCCTGCCCGCAGCGCCGCGGGGTCTGCACCCGCGTGTACACCACCACGCCGAAGAAGCCGAACTCAGCACTGCGCAAGGTGTGCCGCGTTCGTCTGACCAACGGCTACGAAGTCACCTCCTATATCGGCGGTGAAGGCCACAATCTTCAGGAGCACTCCGTGGTCCTGATCCGTGGCGGCCGTGTCAAGGACTTGCCGGGTGTGCGCTATCACACCGTGCGTGGCGCACTCGATACCTCGGGCGTGCAGAATCGTAAGCAGGGCCGTTCCAAGTACGGCACCAAGCGTCCCAAGACCTAA
- the tuf gene encoding elongation factor Tu: protein MAKEKFERSKPHINVGTIGHVDHGKTTLTAALTRVSAEVFGGDWRAFDTIDNAPEERERGITISTAHVEYQSETRHYAHVDCPGHADYVKNMITGAAQMDGAILVCSAADGPMPQTREHILLSRQVGVPYIVVFLNKADMVDDEELLELVEMEVRELLSEYDFPGDDTPIIIGSALMALDGKDDNGMGTTAVANLIKSLDEYIPEPERAIDQPFLMPIEDVFSISGRGTVVTGRVERGIVKSGEEVEIVGLKDTVKTTVTGVEMFRKLLDEGRAGENIGALLRGTKRDDVERGQVLAKPGSINPHTVFEAEVYVLSKEEGGRHTPFFKGYRPQFYFRTTDVTGTCELPEGVEMVMPGDNVQMTVTLIAPIAMEDGLRFAVREGGRTVGAGVVAKIVK, encoded by the coding sequence GTGGCTAAGGAAAAATTTGAGCGTTCCAAACCGCATATCAACGTCGGCACCATCGGTCACGTCGACCACGGCAAGACCACGCTGACTGCGGCTCTCACTCGTGTTTCCGCCGAGGTGTTCGGTGGCGACTGGCGCGCCTTCGATACCATCGACAACGCTCCCGAAGAGCGTGAGCGTGGTATCACCATCTCGACCGCGCACGTCGAGTATCAATCCGAGACGCGTCACTACGCCCACGTCGACTGCCCGGGACACGCCGACTACGTCAAGAACATGATCACCGGTGCTGCGCAGATGGACGGCGCGATCCTGGTCTGTTCCGCCGCTGACGGCCCGATGCCGCAGACCCGCGAGCACATCCTGCTGTCGCGTCAGGTCGGCGTGCCGTACATCGTCGTGTTCCTGAACAAGGCCGACATGGTCGACGACGAAGAGCTGCTCGAGCTGGTCGAGATGGAAGTGCGCGAACTGCTCTCCGAGTACGACTTCCCGGGCGACGACACGCCGATCATCATCGGTTCCGCGCTGATGGCGCTCGACGGCAAGGACGACAACGGCATGGGCACCACCGCCGTTGCCAACCTGATCAAGTCCCTCGACGAGTACATCCCGGAGCCGGAGCGTGCCATCGACCAGCCGTTTTTGATGCCGATCGAGGACGTGTTCTCGATCTCCGGTCGCGGTACCGTGGTGACCGGTCGCGTCGAGCGCGGCATCGTCAAGAGCGGCGAGGAAGTCGAGATCGTCGGTCTCAAGGACACCGTCAAGACCACCGTTACCGGTGTCGAGATGTTCCGCAAGCTGCTCGACGAAGGGCGTGCCGGCGAGAACATCGGTGCCCTGCTGCGTGGCACCAAGCGTGACGACGTCGAGCGTGGCCAGGTCCTGGCCAAGCCGGGCAGCATCAACCCGCACACCGTCTTCGAAGCCGAAGTCTACGTGCTGTCCAAGGAAGAAGGCGGTCGCCATACCCCGTTCTTCAAGGGCTATCGTCCGCAGTTCTACTTCCGGACCACCGATGTGACCGGAACCTGTGAACTGCCGGAAGGCGTCGAGATGGTCATGCCGGGCGACAACGTGCAGATGACCGTCACGCTGATCGCGCCGATCGCCATGGAAGACGGCCTGCGCTTCGCGGTTCGCGAAGGCGGTCGTACCGTGGGCGCCGGCGTCGTCGCCAAGATCGTCAAGTAA
- the rpsG gene encoding 30S ribosomal protein S7 — MPRRRVAAKREILPDPKFGSERLAKFMNHLMYGGKKSVAERIVYGALDRVAERGKDAPLEIFDKALEAIQPMVEVKSRRVGGATYQVPVEVRPSRRQALAMRWLVDAARNRGEKTMVLRLAGEMLDAAEGKGAAVKKREDVHRMAEANKAFSHYRF, encoded by the coding sequence ATGCCTAGAAGAAGAGTTGCCGCTAAGCGCGAGATTCTTCCGGATCCTAAATTCGGAAGCGAGCGCCTGGCTAAGTTCATGAACCACTTGATGTACGGCGGCAAGAAATCTGTAGCTGAGCGTATCGTATACGGTGCGCTGGACCGGGTTGCCGAGCGCGGGAAAGATGCGCCGCTGGAAATCTTCGACAAGGCCCTGGAGGCGATCCAGCCGATGGTCGAGGTCAAGTCACGCCGGGTTGGTGGTGCGACTTATCAAGTGCCCGTGGAAGTGCGTCCCTCGCGGCGTCAGGCGCTGGCCATGCGCTGGCTGGTCGACGCCGCCCGCAACCGTGGTGAGAAGACCATGGTGCTGCGTCTGGCCGGCGAAATGCTGGACGCCGCCGAAGGCAAGGGCGCTGCCGTGAAGAAGCGTGAAGACGTGCATCGCATGGCAGAAGCCAACAAGGCCTTCTCTCACTACCGCTTCTAA
- the fusA gene encoding elongation factor G → MARKTPLKRYRNIGIVAHVDAGKTTTTERVLFYTGLSHKVGEVHEGAATMDWMEQEQERGITITSAATTCFWQGMSKQFDEHRINIIDTPGHVDFTIEVERSLRVLDGAVVVLCGSSGVQPQTETVWRQANKYEVPRMVFVNKMDRAGADFFMVIDQLKSRLGANAVPIQINWGAEEEFKGVVDLIEMKAILWDEANHGMNYELVDIPADLQETAEKYREEMVEAAAEASEELTEKYLEGGELTIAEIKAGLRRRTLDNEIVLVTCGSAFKNKGVQAVLDGVIEYMPSPTEVKAIEGELDDKDGTIATREADDSAPFSALAFKIATDPFVGTLTFIRVYSGVLKSGDSVYNSVKQKKERVGRIVQMHANSREEIKEVLAGDIAACIGLKDVTTGDTLCDINEKIVLERMEFPDPVISVAVEPKSKADQEKMGVALGKLAQEDPSFRVQTDEETGQTIISGMGELHLDILVDRMRREFKVEANIGKPQVAYRETIRRSVEQEGKFVRQSGGRGQYGHVHLRIEPLTAEDKGEDEDMHFKFASEIVGGVVPKEYVPAVEKGAYEQLQNGVIAGYPMIDVKVTLFDGSYHDVDSNETAFKIASSMAVKEGARKAKAVLLEPVMKVEVVTPEDFMGDVMGDLNRRRGLVQGMDDSSMGKVIRATVPLAEMFGYATDLRSQTQGRASYTMEFANYEEAPSSVVEAVINQNG, encoded by the coding sequence GTGGCACGTAAGACACCACTCAAGCGTTACCGCAATATCGGTATCGTTGCCCACGTCGACGCCGGGAAGACCACCACTACCGAGCGTGTCCTGTTCTATACCGGTCTGTCCCACAAGGTCGGCGAGGTCCATGAGGGCGCTGCCACCATGGACTGGATGGAGCAGGAGCAGGAGCGTGGCATCACCATCACCTCCGCGGCGACCACCTGCTTCTGGCAGGGCATGAGCAAGCAGTTCGATGAGCATCGCATCAACATCATCGACACCCCGGGGCACGTCGACTTCACTATCGAAGTCGAGCGCTCCCTGCGCGTGCTCGATGGTGCAGTCGTCGTGCTGTGCGGCAGCTCCGGCGTTCAGCCGCAGACCGAGACCGTGTGGCGTCAGGCCAACAAGTACGAAGTCCCGCGCATGGTGTTCGTCAACAAGATGGACCGTGCCGGTGCCGACTTCTTCATGGTCATCGATCAGTTGAAGAGCCGGCTGGGCGCCAATGCCGTGCCGATCCAGATCAACTGGGGCGCGGAAGAGGAGTTCAAGGGCGTCGTCGACCTGATCGAGATGAAGGCGATCCTGTGGGACGAAGCCAACCACGGCATGAACTACGAGTTGGTCGACATTCCGGCTGACCTGCAGGAAACCGCCGAGAAGTACCGCGAGGAAATGGTCGAGGCCGCCGCCGAGGCGTCCGAGGAATTGACCGAGAAGTACCTCGAAGGTGGTGAGCTGACGATTGCCGAGATCAAGGCCGGCCTGCGTCGTCGCACGCTGGACAACGAGATCGTGCTGGTCACGTGTGGCTCCGCGTTCAAGAACAAGGGCGTCCAGGCGGTGCTCGATGGCGTCATCGAGTACATGCCGTCACCCACCGAGGTCAAGGCCATCGAGGGTGAGCTGGACGACAAGGACGGCACCATCGCCACGCGCGAAGCGGACGACAGTGCGCCGTTCTCGGCCCTGGCCTTCAAGATCGCTACCGATCCGTTCGTCGGCACCCTGACCTTCATTCGCGTCTATTCCGGCGTGCTAAAGTCCGGTGACAGCGTTTACAACTCTGTTAAACAGAAAAAAGAGCGCGTGGGCCGTATCGTCCAGATGCACGCCAACTCCCGTGAAGAAATCAAGGAAGTTCTGGCGGGTGACATTGCGGCCTGTATCGGTCTCAAGGACGTCACCACTGGTGACACCCTGTGCGACATCAACGAGAAGATCGTTCTGGAGCGCATGGAGTTCCCGGATCCGGTCATCTCGGTGGCGGTCGAGCCGAAGTCCAAGGCCGATCAGGAGAAGATGGGCGTCGCACTGGGCAAGCTGGCTCAGGAAGACCCGTCGTTCCGCGTCCAGACCGACGAGGAGACCGGCCAGACGATCATCTCCGGCATGGGCGAGTTGCATCTCGACATCCTCGTCGACCGCATGCGTCGCGAGTTCAAGGTCGAGGCCAACATCGGCAAGCCGCAGGTGGCCTATCGCGAGACCATTCGTCGCAGTGTCGAGCAGGAAGGCAAGTTCGTCCGTCAGTCGGGCGGTCGCGGTCAGTACGGTCACGTGCACCTGCGCATCGAGCCGTTGACGGCCGAAGACAAGGGCGAGGACGAGGACATGCACTTCAAGTTCGCGTCCGAGATCGTCGGCGGTGTGGTTCCCAAGGAATACGTGCCGGCCGTCGAGAAAGGGGCCTATGAGCAGCTGCAGAACGGTGTCATCGCGGGTTACCCGATGATCGACGTCAAGGTTACGCTGTTCGACGGCTCCTACCATGACGTGGACTCCAACGAGACCGCGTTCAAGATCGCCTCTTCGATGGCGGTCAAGGAAGGGGCTCGCAAGGCCAAGGCCGTCCTGCTGGAGCCGGTGATGAAGGTCGAGGTCGTGACCCCGGAGGATTTCATGGGTGATGTCATGGGCGACCTGAACCGCCGTCGTGGCCTTGTACAGGGCATGGATGACTCCTCTATGGGCAAGGTCATCCGCGCCACGGTTCCGTTGGCTGAGATGTTCGGTTACGCGACCGATCTGCGTTCTCAGACCCAGGGCCGCGCAAGCTACACCATGGAGTTTGCGAATTACGAAGAGGCGCCGTCCAGCGTCGTTGAAGCCGTCATCAACCAGAACGGTTAA